A region from the Dinoroseobacter shibae DFL 12 = DSM 16493 genome encodes:
- a CDS encoding universal stress protein — MTSKIVVGLDGSQSGERALTYAQGLAQRLESCEIIVAFIIEWSPYTFQTAEENAQRHKRREEEISTARARVVDPAVKALSAAGFAATGVVRHGDVADLLDKIAKKDGAEQIVVARSSEGGFVNRVFGTSTVNLVLHASVPVTVVP, encoded by the coding sequence ATGACAAGCAAAATCGTTGTCGGATTGGATGGTAGCCAATCCGGGGAGCGCGCGCTGACCTACGCACAAGGGTTGGCGCAGCGTCTTGAAAGTTGTGAAATCATCGTCGCGTTCATCATCGAATGGTCGCCATACACCTTCCAGACCGCCGAAGAGAACGCACAGCGCCACAAGCGCCGCGAGGAAGAGATCTCAACCGCCCGCGCGCGGGTGGTGGACCCGGCGGTCAAGGCCCTGAGCGCGGCGGGATTTGCCGCCACGGGCGTGGTGCGCCACGGGGATGTGGCCGATCTTCTGGACAAGATCGCCAAGAAGGACGGCGCGGAACAGATTGTCGTGGCCCGAAGTTCCGAGGGCGGTTTCGTCAACCGCGTCTTCGGCACCTCGACCGTCAATCTCGTGCTGCATGCCAGCGTCCCCGTCACCGTCGTCCCGTGA
- a CDS encoding alanine/glycine:cation symporter family protein, with product MKTPISAALALALSATALRAQEARTIDQAVNETFAAVTGPFVGLIFAPLPGTSFPWIVLWLVVAASIFTVYFGFIQLRGFVHSIKLVKGDYADPDDAGEVSHFQALATALSGTVGLGNIAGVAVAVGIGGPGATFWMIFAGLLGMASKFTECTLGVKYRNEYPDGTVSGGPMYYISKGFAEKGMPGGKFMAVLFSIFCILGALGGGNMFQANQAHAQISGIVGDYPGWITGIIFAAVVFAVIVGGIKSIAKVTEKVVPFMGILYVAAALVILLVNIDQIGWAFGQIFEGAFTGLGVAGGFVGALIQGFKRAAFSNEAGVGSAAIAHSAVKTKEPVTEGYVSLLEPFIDTVVICTMTALVITISGQLMINPDTGLYMVENGAIMTVDGNSGVALTSAAFATGFSWFPYVLAIAVVLFAFSTMISWSYYGLKAWTYLFGEGRTKELVFKVIFCVFVVIGAAASLGPVIDFSDAAIFAMAVVNIAALYVLMPVVKAELASYRARLDSGEIREFKE from the coding sequence ATGAAAACCCCGATCTCTGCCGCGCTCGCCCTCGCGCTGAGCGCGACGGCCTTGCGTGCCCAGGAGGCCCGCACCATCGACCAGGCCGTCAACGAAACCTTCGCCGCCGTGACCGGGCCCTTCGTCGGCCTGATCTTCGCGCCCCTGCCGGGGACGTCCTTTCCGTGGATCGTGCTGTGGCTGGTGGTCGCCGCCAGTATCTTCACGGTCTATTTCGGTTTCATCCAGCTGCGCGGCTTCGTGCACTCGATCAAGCTGGTCAAGGGCGACTATGCCGACCCGGATGACGCCGGCGAGGTCAGCCATTTCCAGGCGCTGGCCACCGCGCTCTCGGGCACCGTGGGGCTCGGCAACATCGCCGGGGTCGCGGTCGCCGTGGGCATCGGCGGGCCCGGCGCGACCTTCTGGATGATCTTCGCAGGTCTTCTGGGCATGGCATCGAAATTCACCGAATGCACGCTCGGCGTGAAATACCGAAACGAGTACCCGGACGGCACCGTCTCGGGCGGCCCGATGTACTACATCTCCAAGGGTTTCGCCGAGAAGGGCATGCCCGGCGGCAAGTTCATGGCGGTGCTGTTCTCGATCTTCTGTATCCTCGGGGCGCTGGGGGGCGGGAACATGTTCCAGGCCAACCAGGCCCATGCGCAGATCTCGGGCATCGTCGGGGACTATCCCGGCTGGATCACGGGCATCATCTTCGCGGCGGTCGTCTTCGCGGTGATCGTGGGCGGGATCAAATCCATCGCCAAGGTCACCGAGAAGGTCGTGCCCTTCATGGGCATCCTCTATGTCGCAGCGGCGCTGGTCATCCTGCTGGTCAATATCGACCAGATCGGCTGGGCCTTCGGGCAGATCTTCGAAGGGGCCTTCACTGGGCTCGGCGTGGCGGGCGGTTTCGTCGGCGCGCTGATCCAGGGCTTCAAGCGGGCTGCGTTCTCCAACGAGGCGGGCGTCGGCTCGGCGGCCATCGCCCACTCGGCGGTCAAGACCAAGGAGCCGGTGACCGAAGGCTATGTCTCGCTGCTCGAGCCGTTCATCGACACGGTGGTGATCTGCACCATGACCGCGCTGGTGATCACCATCTCGGGCCAGCTGATGATCAACCCCGATACCGGCCTCTACATGGTCGAGAACGGCGCGATCATGACCGTGGACGGCAATTCCGGCGTGGCGCTGACCTCGGCGGCCTTCGCGACCGGGTTCTCCTGGTTTCCCTACGTGCTCGCCATCGCGGTGGTGCTCTTCGCCTTCTCGACCATGATCTCCTGGTCCTATTACGGGCTGAAGGCCTGGACCTACCTCTTCGGGGAGGGCAGGACCAAGGAGCTGGTCTTCAAGGTCATCTTCTGCGTCTTCGTGGTGATCGGCGCGGCCGCCAGCCTCGGCCCGGTGATCGACTTCTCCGACGCGGCGATCTTCGCCATGGCGGTGGTCAACATCGCGGCCCTCTACGTGCTGATGCCCGTGGTCAAGGCGGAGCTTGCCTCCTACCGCGCAAGGCTGGACTCCGGCGAGATCCGCGAGTTCAAGGAATAA
- the uvrA gene encoding excinuclease ABC subunit UvrA encodes MPELKKIEVRGAREHNLKSIDVDIPRDRLVVITGLSGSGKSSLAFDTIYAEGQRRYVESLSAYARQFLDMMQKPDVDHISGLSPAISIEQKTTSKNPRSTVGTVTEIYDYMRLLFARVGTPYSPATGLPIEAQQVQDMVDRVMAMEEGTRAYLLAPIIRDRKGEYRKEFLELRKQGFQRVKVDGAFHDLDSPPTLDKKFRHDIDVVVDRIVVKEGIETRLADSFRTALDLADGIAILETAPTEGEPERHTFSEKFACPVSGFTIPEIEPRLFSFNAPFGACPACDGLGVELFFDERLVVPDATLTLANGALAPWRKGKSPYFLQTINAIAKHYEFDPKTPWKALPEKVQEVFLRGSGEEEITFRYDEGGRVYQVSRAFEGVIPNMERRYRETDSSWIREEFERYQNNRSCGTCGGYRLRPEALAVKIAGLHVGEVVQMSIREAHDWCRTVPEHLSVQKNEIARAILKEIRERLGFLNNVGLEYLTLSRNAGTLSGGESQRIRLASQIGSGLTGVLYVLDEPSIGLHQRDNDRLLTTLKNLRDQGNTVIVVEHDEEAVREADYVFDIGPGAGVHGGQVVAHGTPAQIMANPASITGDYLAGRREIPVPATRRKGNKKKVTVRKATGNNLQDLTVDFPLGKFVCVTGVSGGGKSTLTIETLFKTASMRLNGARQTPAPCETIKGLEHLDKVIDIDQRPIGRTPRSNPATYTGAFTPIRDWFAGLPEARTRGYKPGRFSFNVKGGRCEACQGDGVIKIEMHFLPDVYVECETCKGKRYNRETLEVTFKGKSIADVLDMTVEDAQEFFKAVPSIREKMDALMRVGLGYIKVGQQATTLSGGEAQRVKLSKELAKRSTGRTLYILDEPTTGLHFEDVRKLLEVLHELVEQGNTVVVIEHNLDVIKTADWLIDIGPEGGDGGGTLVATGTPEQVAEVAESHTGRYLKPMLAGAKRVAAE; translated from the coding sequence ATGCCGGAGTTGAAGAAGATCGAGGTGCGCGGCGCGCGCGAGCACAACCTCAAATCCATCGACGTGGACATTCCCCGCGACCGGCTGGTCGTGATCACCGGGCTGTCGGGCTCGGGCAAGTCGTCGCTTGCCTTCGACACGATCTATGCCGAGGGCCAGCGCCGCTATGTCGAGAGCCTCAGCGCCTATGCGCGCCAGTTCCTCGACATGATGCAGAAGCCCGATGTGGATCACATCTCGGGCCTGAGCCCGGCGATCTCGATCGAGCAGAAGACGACCTCGAAGAACCCGCGCTCCACCGTCGGTACGGTGACGGAAATCTACGACTACATGCGGCTGCTCTTCGCGCGGGTCGGCACACCCTACAGCCCCGCCACCGGTCTGCCCATCGAAGCACAGCAGGTGCAGGACATGGTGGACCGGGTGATGGCGATGGAGGAGGGGACGCGCGCCTACCTGCTGGCCCCGATCATCCGCGACCGCAAGGGCGAATACCGCAAGGAATTCCTGGAGCTGCGCAAGCAGGGGTTCCAGCGGGTGAAGGTCGACGGCGCATTCCACGACCTCGACAGCCCGCCCACGCTGGACAAGAAATTCCGCCACGATATCGACGTGGTGGTGGACCGGATCGTTGTGAAGGAGGGGATCGAGACCCGGCTGGCCGACAGCTTCCGCACCGCACTCGACCTTGCCGACGGGATCGCGATCCTGGAGACCGCCCCGACGGAGGGGGAGCCGGAGCGGCACACGTTCTCGGAAAAATTCGCCTGTCCGGTGTCGGGCTTCACCATTCCGGAAATCGAGCCGCGGTTGTTTTCGTTCAACGCGCCCTTCGGGGCCTGCCCGGCCTGCGACGGGTTGGGCGTCGAGCTGTTCTTCGACGAGCGCCTCGTGGTGCCGGATGCCACGCTGACGCTGGCCAACGGGGCGCTGGCGCCCTGGCGCAAGGGCAAGTCGCCCTATTTCCTGCAGACCATCAACGCCATCGCCAAGCATTACGAATTCGACCCCAAGACCCCGTGGAAGGCCCTGCCCGAAAAGGTGCAGGAGGTGTTCCTGCGCGGCTCCGGCGAGGAAGAGATCACCTTCCGCTATGACGAGGGCGGCCGGGTCTATCAGGTCAGCCGTGCCTTCGAGGGGGTGATCCCCAACATGGAGCGGCGCTACCGCGAAACCGACAGCAGTTGGATCCGGGAGGAGTTCGAGCGCTATCAGAACAACCGCTCCTGCGGGACCTGCGGCGGCTATCGCCTGCGGCCCGAGGCGCTGGCGGTGAAGATTGCCGGGCTCCATGTGGGCGAGGTGGTGCAGATGTCGATCCGGGAGGCGCATGACTGGTGCCGGACCGTGCCGGAGCACCTGAGCGTGCAGAAGAACGAGATCGCCCGCGCTATCCTCAAGGAGATCCGCGAACGGCTCGGCTTTCTCAACAATGTGGGTCTCGAATACCTCACGCTCAGCCGCAATGCCGGGACCCTGTCGGGAGGCGAGAGCCAGCGCATCCGGCTGGCGAGCCAGATCGGATCGGGGCTGACCGGGGTGCTCTATGTGCTCGACGAGCCGTCCATCGGGCTGCACCAGCGCGATAATGACCGGCTGCTGACGACTCTGAAGAACCTGCGCGACCAGGGCAATACGGTGATCGTGGTCGAGCATGACGAGGAGGCCGTGCGGGAGGCCGATTACGTTTTCGACATCGGCCCCGGCGCGGGGGTGCATGGCGGCCAGGTGGTGGCCCATGGCACGCCGGCCCAGATCATGGCCAACCCGGCCTCGATCACCGGCGATTACCTCGCCGGGCGGCGCGAGATCCCGGTGCCCGCCACCCGCCGCAAGGGTAACAAGAAAAAGGTCACGGTGCGCAAGGCCACGGGCAACAACCTGCAGGACCTGACGGTGGATTTCCCCCTGGGCAAGTTCGTCTGCGTGACCGGCGTGTCGGGGGGCGGCAAGTCCACCCTGACCATCGAGACCCTGTTCAAGACCGCGTCCATGCGGCTGAACGGGGCGCGCCAGACGCCGGCACCCTGCGAGACGATCAAGGGGTTGGAGCATCTCGACAAGGTCATCGATATCGACCAGCGGCCCATCGGGCGCACGCCGCGGTCGAACCCGGCGACCTACACGGGCGCGTTCACGCCGATCCGCGACTGGTTCGCCGGGCTGCCCGAGGCCAGGACGCGCGGCTACAAGCCGGGGCGGTTTTCCTTCAACGTGAAGGGCGGGCGCTGCGAGGCGTGCCAAGGCGACGGGGTGATCAAGATCGAGATGCACTTTTTGCCGGATGTCTATGTCGAATGCGAGACCTGCAAGGGCAAGCGGTACAACCGCGAGACCCTGGAGGTGACATTCAAGGGCAAGTCCATCGCCGATGTGCTGGACATGACGGTCGAGGATGCGCAGGAGTTCTTCAAGGCGGTGCCGTCGATCCGCGAGAAGATGGATGCGCTGATGCGCGTCGGGCTCGGCTATATCAAGGTGGGCCAGCAGGCGACGACCCTCTCGGGCGGCGAGGCGCAGCGCGTCAAGCTCAGCAAGGAGTTGGCCAAGCGGTCCACGGGCCGGACGCTCTATATCCTGGACGAGCCGACCACGGGGCTGCATTTCGAGGATGTCCGCAAGCTGCTGGAGGTGCTGCACGAGTTGGTGGAGCAGGGCAACACCGTGGTGGTGATCGAGCACAACCTCGATGTGATCAAGACCGCCGACTGGCTGATCGATATCGGCCCCGAAGGCGGGGACGGGGGCGGCACGCTGGTGGCCACGGGCACGCCGGAGCAGGTGGCCGAGGTCGCCGAGAGCCACACGGGCCGCTACCTCAAGCCCATGCTCGCGGGCGCCAAGCGGGTCGCGGCGGAATAG
- a CDS encoding MFS transporter, translated as MTHAVPSVTDWPRVLLLWGAGLGAAAQYGKVSVIFDRLPALYPEAGALLGWAVSLVGGVGIVLGITAGIVVARLTLRRALIWALWLGAAMSLLQGLAPPLWLFLASRLVEGASHLAIVVAAPTLIASLSAERDRGLTLTLWGTFFGVAFAILSWAGLPLVDRAGAPALFLAHALFMSAAALALSRSLPEVPTGPVPPLPGLGALARQHLAIYRSPRLSAPAAGWLFYTFCFVSLLTLLPAYLDPGQRAFLIGAMPLLSIATSMTLGVWMLRRMSSIAVIQIGFLASAACALALLAVPGSPAICLAFAAALGLVQGASFAAVPDLNPGAQDRALANGAMAQTGNIGNTLGTPVLFALASLGGHGVMMATLCALLLAGAAAHWGLHLARRAA; from the coding sequence ATGACCCATGCCGTCCCCTCCGTGACCGACTGGCCGCGCGTTCTCCTTCTGTGGGGCGCGGGGCTGGGGGCGGCGGCGCAATACGGCAAGGTGTCGGTGATCTTCGACCGCCTGCCCGCGCTGTACCCGGAGGCCGGGGCGCTTCTGGGTTGGGCGGTCTCGCTGGTCGGCGGGGTGGGGATCGTGCTGGGCATCACCGCGGGGATCGTGGTCGCGCGCCTGACCCTGCGGCGCGCGCTGATCTGGGCGCTGTGGCTCGGGGCGGCGATGTCGCTGCTGCAGGGGCTGGCGCCGCCGCTGTGGCTGTTTCTCGCCTCGCGCCTGGTGGAGGGGGCGTCGCATCTTGCCATCGTGGTCGCGGCCCCGACCCTGATCGCCAGCCTCAGCGCGGAGCGCGACCGGGGGCTGACCCTGACCCTGTGGGGGACGTTTTTCGGGGTGGCCTTTGCCATTCTCAGCTGGGCGGGCCTGCCACTGGTGGACCGGGCCGGGGCGCCCGCGCTGTTTCTGGCCCATGCGCTGTTCATGTCCGCTGCCGCGCTGGCGCTGTCGCGGTCCTTGCCGGAGGTGCCCACCGGGCCGGTGCCGCCCCTGCCGGGACTGGGCGCGCTGGCGCGGCAGCATTTGGCGATCTACCGCTCCCCGCGGCTGTCGGCCCCGGCGGCGGGGTGGCTGTTCTATACCTTCTGTTTCGTGTCGCTGCTGACGCTGCTGCCGGCTTACCTGGACCCGGGCCAGCGCGCCTTCCTGATCGGGGCGATGCCGCTGCTGAGCATTGCCACCTCGATGACCCTGGGGGTGTGGATGCTGCGGCGGATGTCGTCCATCGCGGTGATCCAGATCGGGTTCCTGGCCTCGGCAGCTTGCGCGCTGGCCCTGCTGGCCGTGCCCGGATCGCCCGCGATCTGCCTTGCGTTCGCGGCCGCGCTCGGGCTGGTGCAGGGGGCGAGTTTTGCCGCCGTGCCGGACCTGAACCCCGGGGCGCAGGACCGCGCGCTGGCCAATGGGGCCATGGCCCAGACCGGCAATATCGGCAACACGCTGGGCACGCCGGTCCTGTTCGCGCTGGCGAGCCTGGGCGGGCACGGGGTGATGATGGCGACGCTCTGCGCGCTGTTGCTGGCGGGGGCGGCGGCCCATTGGGGGCTGCACCTGGCGCGACGCGCCGCCTGA
- the lpdA gene encoding dihydrolipoyl dehydrogenase — translation MAETSFDMVVVGAGPGGYVAAIRAAQLGLKVAIVEREHMGGICLNWGCIPTKAMLRSSEVFHLMHRAKEFGLKADGVGYDLDAVVARSRAIAKQLNSGVSHLMKKNKVTVVMGEASLPAKGTVAVKTDKGTETLRAPHVVLATGARARELPGLEADGDLVWTYKHALTPKRMPKKLLVIGSGAIGIEFASFYNTLGTETTVVEVMDRILPVEDAEISGFAKKQFEKQGMTIREKAMVKSLERGKGTVTAQIEQGGKTTAETFDTVISAVGIVGNTEKLGLEALGVRVEKTHVVTDAYCRTGVEGLYAIGDLAGAPWLAHKASHEGVMVAELIAGRNDVHPVTPDSIAGCTYCQPQIASVGMTEAQAKEAGHKIKVGRFPFIGNGKAIALGEPEGMIKTVFDAGTGELLGAHMVGAEVTELIQGYVVGRQLETTEEDLMNTVFPHPTLSEMMHESVLDAYGRALHF, via the coding sequence ATGGCTGAGACATCCTTTGACATGGTGGTGGTCGGAGCCGGGCCGGGCGGCTACGTCGCGGCGATCCGGGCGGCCCAGCTCGGGCTCAAGGTCGCGATCGTCGAGCGCGAGCATATGGGCGGCATCTGCCTCAACTGGGGCTGCATTCCGACCAAGGCGATGCTGCGCAGCTCCGAGGTGTTTCACCTGATGCACCGCGCCAAGGAGTTCGGGCTGAAGGCGGACGGGGTCGGCTACGACCTCGACGCCGTGGTCGCGCGCAGCCGGGCGATTGCCAAGCAGCTCAATTCCGGTGTCTCGCACCTGATGAAGAAGAACAAGGTCACCGTGGTCATGGGCGAGGCCAGTCTGCCCGCCAAGGGCACGGTTGCCGTCAAGACCGACAAGGGCACCGAGACCCTGCGCGCGCCCCATGTCGTGCTGGCCACCGGCGCGCGGGCCCGCGAGCTGCCGGGGCTGGAGGCCGATGGCGATCTGGTCTGGACCTACAAGCACGCGCTGACGCCCAAGCGGATGCCGAAGAAGCTGCTGGTGATCGGATCGGGGGCCATCGGGATCGAATTCGCCAGCTTCTACAATACCTTGGGGACCGAGACGACCGTGGTCGAGGTGATGGACCGGATTCTGCCGGTCGAAGATGCCGAGATCAGCGGCTTTGCCAAGAAGCAGTTCGAGAAGCAGGGCATGACCATCCGCGAGAAGGCCATGGTCAAGAGCCTCGAGCGCGGCAAGGGCACGGTGACCGCGCAGATCGAGCAGGGCGGCAAGACCACCGCCGAGACATTCGACACCGTGATTTCCGCCGTGGGGATCGTCGGCAATACCGAAAAGCTGGGGCTGGAGGCGCTCGGCGTCCGGGTCGAGAAAACCCATGTGGTCACGGACGCCTATTGCCGGACGGGCGTCGAGGGGCTCTATGCCATCGGCGATCTGGCCGGTGCGCCCTGGCTGGCGCACAAGGCCAGCCACGAGGGCGTGATGGTGGCCGAACTGATCGCCGGCAGGAACGACGTGCATCCGGTCACCCCGGACAGCATTGCGGGCTGCACCTATTGCCAGCCCCAGATCGCCAGCGTCGGCATGACCGAGGCCCAGGCGAAAGAGGCCGGGCACAAGATCAAGGTCGGCCGCTTTCCGTTCATCGGCAACGGCAAGGCCATCGCCCTGGGCGAGCCGGAGGGCATGATCAAGACCGTGTTCGACGCGGGCACGGGCGAGTTGCTGGGCGCGCATATGGTGGGCGCCGAAGTCACCGAGCTGATCCAGGGCTATGTGGTGGGTCGGCAGTTGGAGACCACCGAGGAGGACCTGATGAACACGGTCTTCCCGCACCCCACGCTCAGCGAGATGATGCACGAGTCGGTGCTCGACGCCTACGGCCGCGCCCTGCATTTCTGA
- a CDS encoding DUF924 family protein, whose product MHTPKGVLDFWLHTVGEAGWYKQDASVDADIRKRYLNLWQRAAGGALTDWCVTPRGTLAYLILTDQFPRNMFREDGRAFATDGIAVHAAKKAVERGWDLRVAEPERQFFYLPMMHAESLPDQERCVRLIAERMPETGASNLLHARAHRRVIRQFGRFPHRNTALGRDTTPKEARFLDGGGYGAVVRAIEAEDASLRA is encoded by the coding sequence ATGCACACGCCCAAGGGAGTTCTCGATTTCTGGCTTCACACGGTGGGCGAGGCCGGGTGGTACAAACAGGACGCGTCCGTCGATGCGGATATCCGCAAGCGGTATCTCAACCTGTGGCAGCGCGCCGCGGGCGGGGCCCTGACCGACTGGTGCGTCACCCCGCGGGGCACGCTGGCCTACCTGATCCTGACCGACCAGTTCCCGCGCAACATGTTCCGCGAGGACGGGCGGGCCTTTGCCACCGACGGGATCGCGGTCCATGCGGCCAAGAAGGCGGTGGAGCGCGGCTGGGACCTTCGCGTGGCCGAGCCGGAGCGGCAGTTCTTCTACCTGCCGATGATGCATGCCGAATCCCTGCCGGACCAGGAACGCTGCGTGCGCCTGATCGCCGAGCGGATGCCCGAGACCGGGGCGTCCAATCTGCTCCATGCCCGGGCCCATCGCCGGGTGATCCGGCAATTCGGCCGCTTTCCCCATCGCAACACCGCCCTGGGGCGGGACACGACCCCGAAGGAGGCCCGGTTTCTCGACGGCGGCGGATACGGCGCGGTGGTCCGCGCGATCGAGGCCGAGGACGCTTCCTTGCGGGCTTGA
- a CDS encoding MFS transporter — translation MLSVFRSSWALLLGVLLLMTGNGILATILGVRGAIEGFSTFEMSLVMTGYFVGFLGGSSAAPEMIRRVGHVRVFAALGSFISAALILFPVFTDPYIWSLLRILVGFCFAGVYVTAESWLNNASTNENRGSAMAIYGVVLTGGIVVAQWMVSQGDASGYIMFILPSILISISFAPILLSISPAPPYEAGAPMSFRQVFNVSPLGLVGMTLMGGVYSALFGMASVYGTEVGLSIGQLSTFIATLYLGGLVLQFPVGWISDRMDRRLLICVLAGMGAVGAILAGFGLGGYPGLIASSFLIGGAANPLYGLLIAYTNDYLEPSDMSAAAGRLVFSNGLGAVAGPVFTGWLMSQVGPAGFFLFVFGLMASLCAYALYRMTRRASVSVEDSGAYQPITPGASPVSVAVAQEAAVEAAEEAAEEAAEEASGTQTAA, via the coding sequence ATGCTGTCTGTTTTCCGCTCCTCCTGGGCCCTGCTTCTCGGCGTGCTGCTGCTGATGACGGGCAACGGCATTCTGGCCACCATCCTCGGGGTGCGCGGCGCGATCGAGGGGTTCTCGACCTTCGAGATGTCGCTGGTGATGACCGGTTACTTCGTGGGTTTTCTGGGCGGGTCCAGTGCCGCGCCGGAGATGATCCGCCGGGTCGGCCATGTGCGGGTCTTCGCGGCGCTCGGTTCGTTCATCTCGGCGGCGCTGATCCTGTTTCCGGTCTTCACCGACCCCTATATCTGGAGCTTGTTGCGGATTCTCGTAGGCTTCTGTTTCGCAGGGGTCTACGTCACCGCCGAAAGCTGGCTCAACAACGCGTCGACCAACGAGAACCGCGGCAGCGCCATGGCGATCTACGGCGTGGTTCTGACCGGCGGGATCGTGGTCGCCCAGTGGATGGTCAGCCAGGGCGACGCGTCGGGCTACATCATGTTCATCCTGCCGTCGATCCTGATCTCGATCTCCTTCGCGCCGATCCTGCTGTCGATCAGCCCGGCACCGCCCTACGAGGCGGGGGCGCCCATGAGCTTCCGGCAGGTGTTCAACGTCTCGCCGCTGGGGCTGGTGGGGATGACCCTGATGGGCGGCGTCTACTCGGCGCTGTTCGGGATGGCGTCGGTCTATGGCACCGAGGTCGGGCTGAGCATCGGGCAGCTGTCGACCTTCATCGCCACGCTCTATCTCGGGGGGCTGGTGCTGCAATTTCCCGTGGGCTGGATCTCGGACCGGATGGACCGGCGCCTGCTGATCTGCGTGCTGGCGGGGATGGGGGCGGTGGGGGCGATCCTGGCGGGGTTCGGCCTGGGCGGGTATCCCGGCCTGATCGCGAGCAGCTTCCTGATCGGCGGGGCGGCGAACCCGCTCTACGGTCTTCTGATCGCCTATACCAACGACTATCTCGAACCGTCGGACATGTCCGCGGCCGCCGGGCGGCTGGTGTTCTCCAACGGGCTGGGGGCCGTGGCCGGGCCGGTCTTTACCGGCTGGCTGATGTCGCAGGTGGGGCCTGCGGGCTTTTTCCTCTTCGTCTTCGGATTGATGGCGAGCCTGTGCGCCTATGCGCTCTACCGGATGACGCGGCGGGCGAGTGTCTCGGTCGAAGACAGCGGCGCCTACCAGCCGATCACGCCGGGCGCCTCGCCGGTTTCTGTCGCCGTGGCCCAGGAGGCCGCCGTCGAAGCCGCCGAGGAGGCCGCCGAAGAGGCGGCCGAGGAGGCGAGCGGGACACAAACCGCGGCCTGA
- a CDS encoding VPLPA-CTERM sorting domain-containing protein, producing the protein MGKSTLAVLAATTALATPIHAATFKALFSDQTTDQVVFAADLNNDGDANDAGETRVFFDATNASGLAAPTGNVFQLTQSQNGDVFVGDGNTDTVYRLRDLNGNDTAQDAGEASVWFSSHNANGFALQTANGVAVGGDGAIYIVEADTLGNPAGDVVYRTEDLNGDGDANDIGESAIWLDLGALDPSSSPFEITFDGNAAFIADTAGGTPRIYRAEDSDGSGSVDMTEVVEYVPQGDAPFALALSASDGDLFAQDLFTDGLIKFTDLDGNGLIDVTSEAFDIWSPVGILDGAIFDFVIDGDRGLVPSNEFNDNDQIVALFDLNGDGDFFDAGETQTFLSFADQGTFPQRPRSVTFYSSVAPIPLPASALLLIGALGGLGVWRKRSGV; encoded by the coding sequence ATGGGCAAATCGACTTTGGCGGTTCTGGCCGCCACAACAGCGCTCGCAACCCCGATACACGCTGCGACCTTCAAGGCCCTGTTTTCGGATCAGACCACAGACCAGGTGGTGTTTGCGGCGGACCTGAACAATGATGGCGATGCCAATGACGCCGGAGAGACCAGGGTCTTTTTCGACGCGACCAATGCCAGTGGACTTGCCGCACCGACGGGAAACGTCTTCCAACTGACGCAGTCCCAAAACGGCGATGTTTTCGTCGGCGACGGCAACACCGACACGGTCTACCGGCTGCGGGATCTCAACGGAAATGACACCGCCCAGGACGCGGGCGAAGCCTCGGTGTGGTTCTCGTCGCACAACGCGAACGGCTTCGCCTTGCAGACGGCCAATGGCGTGGCCGTGGGCGGGGACGGCGCGATCTATATCGTCGAGGCCGACACGCTGGGCAATCCGGCCGGAGACGTGGTCTACCGCACCGAGGACCTCAATGGCGACGGCGATGCCAACGATATCGGCGAAAGCGCGATCTGGCTGGATCTGGGCGCGCTTGACCCGTCATCCTCGCCCTTCGAGATCACCTTCGACGGCAACGCGGCGTTCATAGCCGACACGGCGGGCGGCACCCCGCGCATCTACCGCGCCGAAGACAGCGATGGCAGCGGCAGTGTCGACATGACGGAAGTCGTCGAATACGTGCCGCAAGGCGATGCGCCTTTTGCGCTGGCCCTGTCGGCGAGCGACGGCGATCTGTTCGCACAGGACCTGTTTACCGACGGATTGATCAAGTTCACCGACCTCGACGGCAACGGTCTGATCGACGTCACGAGCGAAGCCTTCGACATCTGGAGCCCGGTCGGCATTCTGGATGGCGCGATTTTCGATTTCGTCATCGATGGGGATCGCGGGCTCGTGCCCAGCAACGAGTTCAATGACAACGATCAGATCGTGGCGCTTTTCGACCTGAACGGCGATGGCGATTTCTTCGACGCGGGCGAAACCCAAACATTCCTGTCCTTTGCCGACCAGGGCACGTTTCCACAGCGGCCGCGGTCGGTGACCTTCTATAGCAGCGTGGCCCCCATTCCCCTGCCCGCATCCGCCCTGTTGTTGATCGGGGCGTTGGGCGGCCTCGGCGTCTGGCGCAAGCGGTCCGGGGTCTGA